In Eleutherodactylus coqui strain aEleCoq1 chromosome 11, aEleCoq1.hap1, whole genome shotgun sequence, a single window of DNA contains:
- the PKP3 gene encoding plakophilin-3 isoform X1, giving the protein MQDSHFLMSALQPNSDITSLALPTDSQLDRRLRDENMELRNARVQEQVRVRMMQKPSASRSNSTYGESFTSRSLYSTAPNSYSSRSQILSTDQRQSSARSTGYGTVGGMRSGYSSRSAVDIGATQRISVPPQQQRQYATYRPSSYHERVYPSKREYDTMSLRSLRIGNGDERYDHGSSNSGYYTRQMSSTNAGPTLQRSLSGNIVDDGTSWVERAEVAQTRTIRAPAMRTLQRFQSNNRARVASGAYGTLNSVSPQQQNLVSSSYVTNVMEHNSRAPSVRSMAESSHQVQEMRGIDVFDGNKSLVSQHSFTSGFDDMSMPTAVKYLVADDDPSLQVIGAAYIQHRCYSDAEAKKQARSLQAIPRLVKLFNNPNQEVQRHATGAMRNLIYDNADNKIALVEENGVSELLQALKEPDDELKKNVTGILWNLSSSDNLKSRLARDTLNPLTDRVLFPLSGSSGSALIQQNASEAEIFYNATGFLRNLSSASEDTRQKMRDCPGLLDALVGYTNQALQAGKAEDKSVENTVCVLRNLSYRLYDEMPPSYLQRLEGTQRSRSTAGDAVAGCLTPQSRKLKEKQQGTDMAIFAEISRDPKGMELLWHPQIVNLYNRLLQQCELNRHTTEAAAGALQNITAGDRRWAGVLSQVALEQERILNPVLDRLRTADHSQLRSLTGLIRNLSRHAKNKDEMSTKLVSHLLEKLPGESTDKSPPAEVIVNIIAVLNNLTVAGPLAARDIVYFNGLNKLMYIKRKRDSPDSEKSSRAASSLLTNMWQYSKLHRDYKAKGYRREDFLSP; this is encoded by the exons AGAGCTTCACCTCTCGATCCCTCTACAGCACTGCGCCAAATTCCTACAGCTCGCGCTCTCAGATCCTCAGTACTGATCAAAGGCAATCT TCCGCACGATCTACTGGCTATGGCACAGTGGGAGGCATGCGTTCAGGCTACTCGTCCCGCTCTGCTGTGGATATTGGCGCAACACAAAGAATCAGCGTACCTCCACAACAACAGCGTCAATACGCTACCTATCGTCCATCCTCTTACCATGAACGAGTATACCCAAGCAAAAGGGAATATGATACAATGTCTCTAAGGTCTTTGCGTATTGGAAATGGTGACGAGAGATATGACCATGGGTCTTCTAATTCGGGCTACTATACACGTCAAATGTCTTCTACAAATGCGGGCCCAACGCTACAAAGGTCTCTCTCTGGAAATATCGTTGATGATGGCACTTCGTGGGTGGAACGAGCAGAGGTGGCACAGACTCGCACAATCCGAGCACCTGCAATGCGCACCTTACAACGCTTTCAAAGTAACAACCGGGCTCGTGTTGCATCTGGTGCTTATGGCACTTTGAATTCAGTTTCCCCACAACAGCAGAATCTTGTAAGCTCTAGTTATGTAACAAATGTGATGGAACACAACTCTCGGGCTCCCTCTGTGCGGAGCATGGCAGAGTCTTCACACCAAGTGCAAGAAATGAGGGGCATCGATGTATTTGATGGAAACAAGAGTTTGGTGAGCCAGCATTCTTTTACAAGTGG ATTTGATGACATGAGCATGCCAACTGCGGTAAAATATCTGGTGGCTGATGATGACCCAAGCCTACAGGTCATAGGAGCAGCTTACATACAGCATCGATGCTACAGTGATGCAGAAGCCAAAAAGCAG GCTCGAAGCTTGCAAGCTATTCCAAGGCTAGTGAAGCTCTTTAATAACCCAAACCAAGAGGTACAGCGTCATGCCACGGGAGCCATGCGTAACCTTATCTATGACAATGCTGATAATAAGATAGCTCTGGTGGAGGAAAATGGTGTTAGTGAACTTCTACAAGCTCTGAAGGAGCCAGATGACGAACTCAAAAAGAACGTAACAG GAATTTTGTGGAATTTGTCATCAAGTGACAACTTGAAATCAAGATTGGCACGTGATACTCTGAACCCCTTAACGGATCGTGTTCTCTTTCCACTGTCTGGTTCTTCCGGATCTGCTCTTATCCAACAGAATGCATCAGAAGCTGAAATATTTTACAATGCCACTGGCTTCCTCAG GAACCTGAGCTCAGCTAGTGAGGACACACGTCAGAAAATGCGTGACTGCCCTGGTCTGTTGGACGCCTTGGTTGGCTACACAAACCAGGCATTACAGGCTGGAAAAGCTGAAGACAAG AGCGTGGAAAATACAGTGTGCGTACTGAGGAACTTGTCTTATCGACTTTATGATGAAATGCCGCCATCTTACCTGCAAAGGCTAGAAGGAACTCAGCGGTCACGGTCTACAGCTGGAGATGCTGTGGCTGGCTGCTTAACCCCACAGAGCCGCAAACTTAAAGAg AAGCAACAGGGCACGGACATGGCAATCTTTGCAGAGATCTCTAGGGATCCAAAGGGAATGGAGTTACTGTGGCACCCGCAGATCGTCAACCTTTACAACCGTCTACTGCAGCAGTGTGAACTGAACAGGCACACTACAGAGGCAGCTGCCGGCGCTCTACAGAACATCACTGCTGGAGACCGTAGG TGGGCAGGTGTTCTAAGCCAGGTGGCATTGGAACAGGAACGTATTCTAAACCCAGTTTTGGATCGCTTGAGGACTGCAGATCACAGCCAACTTCGTTCTCTCACAGGCCTTATCCGCAACCTGTCTAGACACGCCAAAAACAAGGACGAGATGT CCACCAAGCTTGTGAGCCACCTTCTCGAGAAGCTTCCCGGTGAGAGCACAGACAAGAGTCCTCCTGCTGAGGTCATAGTCAACATAATCGCTGTGCTCAATAATTTAACTGTAGCTGGACCTTTGGCAGCCCGCGATATTGTATACTTTAATGGGCTCAACAAACTGATGTACATAAAGAGGAAGCGTGATAG CCCAGACAGTGAGAAGTCTTCCCGGGCTGCTTCCAGTCTTCTTACAAATATGTGGCAGTACAGCAAACTGCACCGTGACTATAAAGCG AAGGGATACCGGAGGGAAGACTTCCTTAGCCCATGA
- the PKP3 gene encoding plakophilin-3 isoform X2 — protein sequence MMSHGPIARIQPNSDITSLALPTDSQLDRRLRDENMELRNARVQEQVRVRMMQKPSASRSNSTYGESFTSRSLYSTAPNSYSSRSQILSTDQRQSSARSTGYGTVGGMRSGYSSRSAVDIGATQRISVPPQQQRQYATYRPSSYHERVYPSKREYDTMSLRSLRIGNGDERYDHGSSNSGYYTRQMSSTNAGPTLQRSLSGNIVDDGTSWVERAEVAQTRTIRAPAMRTLQRFQSNNRARVASGAYGTLNSVSPQQQNLVSSSYVTNVMEHNSRAPSVRSMAESSHQVQEMRGIDVFDGNKSLVSQHSFTSGFDDMSMPTAVKYLVADDDPSLQVIGAAYIQHRCYSDAEAKKQARSLQAIPRLVKLFNNPNQEVQRHATGAMRNLIYDNADNKIALVEENGVSELLQALKEPDDELKKNVTGILWNLSSSDNLKSRLARDTLNPLTDRVLFPLSGSSGSALIQQNASEAEIFYNATGFLRNLSSASEDTRQKMRDCPGLLDALVGYTNQALQAGKAEDKSVENTVCVLRNLSYRLYDEMPPSYLQRLEGTQRSRSTAGDAVAGCLTPQSRKLKEKQQGTDMAIFAEISRDPKGMELLWHPQIVNLYNRLLQQCELNRHTTEAAAGALQNITAGDRRWAGVLSQVALEQERILNPVLDRLRTADHSQLRSLTGLIRNLSRHAKNKDEMSTKLVSHLLEKLPGESTDKSPPAEVIVNIIAVLNNLTVAGPLAARDIVYFNGLNKLMYIKRKRDSPDSEKSSRAASSLLTNMWQYSKLHRDYKAKGYRREDFLSP from the exons AGAGCTTCACCTCTCGATCCCTCTACAGCACTGCGCCAAATTCCTACAGCTCGCGCTCTCAGATCCTCAGTACTGATCAAAGGCAATCT TCCGCACGATCTACTGGCTATGGCACAGTGGGAGGCATGCGTTCAGGCTACTCGTCCCGCTCTGCTGTGGATATTGGCGCAACACAAAGAATCAGCGTACCTCCACAACAACAGCGTCAATACGCTACCTATCGTCCATCCTCTTACCATGAACGAGTATACCCAAGCAAAAGGGAATATGATACAATGTCTCTAAGGTCTTTGCGTATTGGAAATGGTGACGAGAGATATGACCATGGGTCTTCTAATTCGGGCTACTATACACGTCAAATGTCTTCTACAAATGCGGGCCCAACGCTACAAAGGTCTCTCTCTGGAAATATCGTTGATGATGGCACTTCGTGGGTGGAACGAGCAGAGGTGGCACAGACTCGCACAATCCGAGCACCTGCAATGCGCACCTTACAACGCTTTCAAAGTAACAACCGGGCTCGTGTTGCATCTGGTGCTTATGGCACTTTGAATTCAGTTTCCCCACAACAGCAGAATCTTGTAAGCTCTAGTTATGTAACAAATGTGATGGAACACAACTCTCGGGCTCCCTCTGTGCGGAGCATGGCAGAGTCTTCACACCAAGTGCAAGAAATGAGGGGCATCGATGTATTTGATGGAAACAAGAGTTTGGTGAGCCAGCATTCTTTTACAAGTGG ATTTGATGACATGAGCATGCCAACTGCGGTAAAATATCTGGTGGCTGATGATGACCCAAGCCTACAGGTCATAGGAGCAGCTTACATACAGCATCGATGCTACAGTGATGCAGAAGCCAAAAAGCAG GCTCGAAGCTTGCAAGCTATTCCAAGGCTAGTGAAGCTCTTTAATAACCCAAACCAAGAGGTACAGCGTCATGCCACGGGAGCCATGCGTAACCTTATCTATGACAATGCTGATAATAAGATAGCTCTGGTGGAGGAAAATGGTGTTAGTGAACTTCTACAAGCTCTGAAGGAGCCAGATGACGAACTCAAAAAGAACGTAACAG GAATTTTGTGGAATTTGTCATCAAGTGACAACTTGAAATCAAGATTGGCACGTGATACTCTGAACCCCTTAACGGATCGTGTTCTCTTTCCACTGTCTGGTTCTTCCGGATCTGCTCTTATCCAACAGAATGCATCAGAAGCTGAAATATTTTACAATGCCACTGGCTTCCTCAG GAACCTGAGCTCAGCTAGTGAGGACACACGTCAGAAAATGCGTGACTGCCCTGGTCTGTTGGACGCCTTGGTTGGCTACACAAACCAGGCATTACAGGCTGGAAAAGCTGAAGACAAG AGCGTGGAAAATACAGTGTGCGTACTGAGGAACTTGTCTTATCGACTTTATGATGAAATGCCGCCATCTTACCTGCAAAGGCTAGAAGGAACTCAGCGGTCACGGTCTACAGCTGGAGATGCTGTGGCTGGCTGCTTAACCCCACAGAGCCGCAAACTTAAAGAg AAGCAACAGGGCACGGACATGGCAATCTTTGCAGAGATCTCTAGGGATCCAAAGGGAATGGAGTTACTGTGGCACCCGCAGATCGTCAACCTTTACAACCGTCTACTGCAGCAGTGTGAACTGAACAGGCACACTACAGAGGCAGCTGCCGGCGCTCTACAGAACATCACTGCTGGAGACCGTAGG TGGGCAGGTGTTCTAAGCCAGGTGGCATTGGAACAGGAACGTATTCTAAACCCAGTTTTGGATCGCTTGAGGACTGCAGATCACAGCCAACTTCGTTCTCTCACAGGCCTTATCCGCAACCTGTCTAGACACGCCAAAAACAAGGACGAGATGT CCACCAAGCTTGTGAGCCACCTTCTCGAGAAGCTTCCCGGTGAGAGCACAGACAAGAGTCCTCCTGCTGAGGTCATAGTCAACATAATCGCTGTGCTCAATAATTTAACTGTAGCTGGACCTTTGGCAGCCCGCGATATTGTATACTTTAATGGGCTCAACAAACTGATGTACATAAAGAGGAAGCGTGATAG CCCAGACAGTGAGAAGTCTTCCCGGGCTGCTTCCAGTCTTCTTACAAATATGTGGCAGTACAGCAAACTGCACCGTGACTATAAAGCG AAGGGATACCGGAGGGAAGACTTCCTTAGCCCATGA
- the PKP3 gene encoding plakophilin-3 isoform X3 → MQDSHFLMSALQPNSDITSLALPTDSQLDRRLRDENMELRNARVQEQVRVRMMQKPSASRSNSTYGESFTSRSLYSTAPNSYSSRSQILSTDQRQSSARSTGYGTVGGMRSGYSSRSAVDIGATQRISVPPQQQRQYATYRPSSYHERVYPSKREYDTMSLRSLRIGNGDERYDHGSSNSGYYTRQMSSTNAGPTLQRSLSGNIVDDGTSWVERAEVAQTRTIRAPAMRTLQRFQSNNRARVASGAYGTLNSVSPQQQNLVSSSYVTNVMEHNSRAPSVRSMAESSHQVQEMRGIDVFDGNKSLVSQHSFTSGFDDMSMPTAVKYLVADDDPSLQVIGAAYIQHRCYSDAEAKKQARSLQAIPRLVKLFNNPNQEVQRHATGAMRNLIYDNADNKIALVEENGVSELLQALKEPDDELKKNVTGILWNLSSSDNLKSRLARDTLNPLTDRVLFPLSGSSGSALIQQNASEAEIFYNATGFLRNLSSASEDTRQKMRDCPGLLDALVGYTNQALQAGKAEDKSVENTVCVLRNLSYRLYDEMPPSYLQRLEGTQRSRSTAGDAVAGCLTPQSRKLKEQQGTDMAIFAEISRDPKGMELLWHPQIVNLYNRLLQQCELNRHTTEAAAGALQNITAGDRRWAGVLSQVALEQERILNPVLDRLRTADHSQLRSLTGLIRNLSRHAKNKDEMSTKLVSHLLEKLPGESTDKSPPAEVIVNIIAVLNNLTVAGPLAARDIVYFNGLNKLMYIKRKRDSPDSEKSSRAASSLLTNMWQYSKLHRDYKAKGYRREDFLSP, encoded by the exons AGAGCTTCACCTCTCGATCCCTCTACAGCACTGCGCCAAATTCCTACAGCTCGCGCTCTCAGATCCTCAGTACTGATCAAAGGCAATCT TCCGCACGATCTACTGGCTATGGCACAGTGGGAGGCATGCGTTCAGGCTACTCGTCCCGCTCTGCTGTGGATATTGGCGCAACACAAAGAATCAGCGTACCTCCACAACAACAGCGTCAATACGCTACCTATCGTCCATCCTCTTACCATGAACGAGTATACCCAAGCAAAAGGGAATATGATACAATGTCTCTAAGGTCTTTGCGTATTGGAAATGGTGACGAGAGATATGACCATGGGTCTTCTAATTCGGGCTACTATACACGTCAAATGTCTTCTACAAATGCGGGCCCAACGCTACAAAGGTCTCTCTCTGGAAATATCGTTGATGATGGCACTTCGTGGGTGGAACGAGCAGAGGTGGCACAGACTCGCACAATCCGAGCACCTGCAATGCGCACCTTACAACGCTTTCAAAGTAACAACCGGGCTCGTGTTGCATCTGGTGCTTATGGCACTTTGAATTCAGTTTCCCCACAACAGCAGAATCTTGTAAGCTCTAGTTATGTAACAAATGTGATGGAACACAACTCTCGGGCTCCCTCTGTGCGGAGCATGGCAGAGTCTTCACACCAAGTGCAAGAAATGAGGGGCATCGATGTATTTGATGGAAACAAGAGTTTGGTGAGCCAGCATTCTTTTACAAGTGG ATTTGATGACATGAGCATGCCAACTGCGGTAAAATATCTGGTGGCTGATGATGACCCAAGCCTACAGGTCATAGGAGCAGCTTACATACAGCATCGATGCTACAGTGATGCAGAAGCCAAAAAGCAG GCTCGAAGCTTGCAAGCTATTCCAAGGCTAGTGAAGCTCTTTAATAACCCAAACCAAGAGGTACAGCGTCATGCCACGGGAGCCATGCGTAACCTTATCTATGACAATGCTGATAATAAGATAGCTCTGGTGGAGGAAAATGGTGTTAGTGAACTTCTACAAGCTCTGAAGGAGCCAGATGACGAACTCAAAAAGAACGTAACAG GAATTTTGTGGAATTTGTCATCAAGTGACAACTTGAAATCAAGATTGGCACGTGATACTCTGAACCCCTTAACGGATCGTGTTCTCTTTCCACTGTCTGGTTCTTCCGGATCTGCTCTTATCCAACAGAATGCATCAGAAGCTGAAATATTTTACAATGCCACTGGCTTCCTCAG GAACCTGAGCTCAGCTAGTGAGGACACACGTCAGAAAATGCGTGACTGCCCTGGTCTGTTGGACGCCTTGGTTGGCTACACAAACCAGGCATTACAGGCTGGAAAAGCTGAAGACAAG AGCGTGGAAAATACAGTGTGCGTACTGAGGAACTTGTCTTATCGACTTTATGATGAAATGCCGCCATCTTACCTGCAAAGGCTAGAAGGAACTCAGCGGTCACGGTCTACAGCTGGAGATGCTGTGGCTGGCTGCTTAACCCCACAGAGCCGCAAACTTAAAGAg CAACAGGGCACGGACATGGCAATCTTTGCAGAGATCTCTAGGGATCCAAAGGGAATGGAGTTACTGTGGCACCCGCAGATCGTCAACCTTTACAACCGTCTACTGCAGCAGTGTGAACTGAACAGGCACACTACAGAGGCAGCTGCCGGCGCTCTACAGAACATCACTGCTGGAGACCGTAGG TGGGCAGGTGTTCTAAGCCAGGTGGCATTGGAACAGGAACGTATTCTAAACCCAGTTTTGGATCGCTTGAGGACTGCAGATCACAGCCAACTTCGTTCTCTCACAGGCCTTATCCGCAACCTGTCTAGACACGCCAAAAACAAGGACGAGATGT CCACCAAGCTTGTGAGCCACCTTCTCGAGAAGCTTCCCGGTGAGAGCACAGACAAGAGTCCTCCTGCTGAGGTCATAGTCAACATAATCGCTGTGCTCAATAATTTAACTGTAGCTGGACCTTTGGCAGCCCGCGATATTGTATACTTTAATGGGCTCAACAAACTGATGTACATAAAGAGGAAGCGTGATAG CCCAGACAGTGAGAAGTCTTCCCGGGCTGCTTCCAGTCTTCTTACAAATATGTGGCAGTACAGCAAACTGCACCGTGACTATAAAGCG AAGGGATACCGGAGGGAAGACTTCCTTAGCCCATGA